The Arachis hypogaea cultivar Tifrunner chromosome 16, arahy.Tifrunner.gnm2.J5K5, whole genome shotgun sequence genome contains a region encoding:
- the LOC112756935 gene encoding protein MAIN-LIKE 1-like, producing the protein MVPDVAYQLGLPVDGRYVSDCLSEFQIYIQGGRPAWVWFQELLGVIPPPSHGQKYAVNCSWFQETFGECPEGADDETVRRYAPRLEEMGSYSWGSAALAWLYRCMCQVANRHVVKLAGPLQLLQSWIFWRFSRFRPAGYETFSWPLASRWSGYNPSGSEKGPRVQIWRLRIDRLQDREFIWMLYSSPDVLQVVHPEALEPRHMELWRSVTSLIYFAVIEWHQIDRVLPQFGGVQPRPHPALNIDFLMSKDGRGGDR; encoded by the exons atggttccg gacgtggcgtaccagtTGGGTTTGCCAGTGGACGGGCGTTACGTGAGCGACTGCCTATCAGAATTCCAGATATACATCCAGGGTGGCCGTCCAGCTTGGGTGTGGTTTCAGGAGTTGCTTGGAGTGATTCCTCCTCCGAGCCATGGTCAGAAGTACGCAGTAAACTGCAGCTGGTTCCAGGAGACTTTTGGAGAGTGCCCCGAGGGAGCCGATGATGAGACTGTGCGGCGATATGccc ctaggcttgaggagatgggATCCTACAGCTGGGGGTCTGCAGCACtggcatggttgtaccggtgcatgtgccaaGTGGCGAACAGACATGTGGTCAAGTTAGCGGGCCCACTACAGCTACTTCAGTCTTGGATCTTCTGGCGATTTTCTCGGTTTAGGCCTGCAGGGTATGAGACGTTCAGCTGGCCATTGGCCTCGAG gtggtcaggttacaACCCTTCCGGTAGCGAGAAGGGTCCTAGAGTGCAGATTTGGAGGCTGAGGATAGACAGGTTACAGGACAGGGAG TTTATCTGGATGCTGTATAGCAGCCCCGACGTACTTCAGGTTGTGCATCCAGAGGCTTTGGAGCCTCGGCATATGGAGTTGTGGCGGTCTGTGACGTCACTGATATACTTTGCcgtcatagagtggcatcagatcGATAGGGTTCTTCCGCAGTTCGGCGGGGTCCAGCCCCGTCCGCATCCCGCCCTAaacatcgactttctgatgtcgaAGGACGGCAGAGGCGGCGATCGATAA